In Risungbinella massiliensis, the genomic stretch CCTGCAAAGGCAAACCCAAATGGAAGAATCACTTTTCGGCCAATGCCAGAACTTTTACTAGCCAATTTTAAATCCTCCTTGATGTATCCAAACGATCCGTGTCGAATTACGTCCATTATACCGGAAAATAATTACTTTTGACAGTTTTCTGAACGAGTTAGAATGATTTATACCATGTTGCATAAAGCCCAAAGCCAGAGGTTTCCCGCTATTGAGATACGACTCGATAGGTAGCCAAAGCAGATCCCTCTCAACAGGCACAAGTGGGAAAGCCAGCCGTGCACCTATGTTTAACTTAATGCTAAATTTAGACAAGGTTAGGGTAAGAAGTAGATACAAAATGTAAATAGATCGGATGGGATGAAGATGCAAATCATTCGAAGAGTAGACCGTCTAGAAGAAAAAAAACAGAAGAGAAAAAAATGGTTTCGCATCTTAGCAATTATAGGAATTCTGCTTCTGTTGTTCCTTGGATATGTAGGATATAACCTGTACCAAGCTTTTGGAAAGGGTCAAGATAACAGCATTGGGAAATCGGACATGCGAGATCAAGAAGTTCAACCAAAAGAGACTCCTTTTGCGGTTTTATTGATGGGCGTTGATCAGATTGAAGCTGCGGACGAGAAAAAGGATGGGTGGAGACCAGATGTCTTGATGGTGGCTGCGGTCAATCCCAAGACGAAATCAGTCAAAATGGTGAGTATTCCACGCGACACTTTGGTCACAATTGGGAAGACAGGTGGCAAAGACAAGATCAATTCAGCCGCAGCATATGGTCGAAAAAAAGGGAACGAAATAGAAGTAATCCGCCAAACGGTAGAGAATTTCCTTCAGATCCCCATTGACTACTATGTCAAGATCAACTATCAAGGTTTTGTAGATATAGTCGATGCAGTGAATGGTGTAGATGTCCAAGTTGAATATCCATTTAGAGGACCTGCCATTCATCAACATATTTCATTTCAAGAAGGTCCTGCCCACTTAAACGGGATGCAAGCCCTCGCTTATGTGAGACAACGAAAAGATAGTCATAATACAACAGGAGATCATGATCGCAATAAACGACAACAAGAAGTTTTAGCTGATTTGACCGATAAATTAGTTAGTGTAGTTGGCATCAGTAAATTCCCTAAAATTACGGAATCAGTGGGCAATAACTTTTCATATAATCTTACGTTAAGTGACTTGCTTTCGATTGGAGCAGTCTACAAATCCATTCCGAAAGCAAATATTGAATCCTATACGATCAAGACTACCCCACAACAATACGATTCACGAGGTCGTGTAGTTTGGTGGGAAATTGCCTCCAAGGAAGAACGAGAACGTGTACAAACCATGCTACAAACTCAATTAGAATGGCAAGAAGATAGTACTACAAATGAAGATTCCACACAGGAAGAAAATTAACTTAGTAGAGGGTGAATAACTCTCATCTTCTACTACCATCTATGTTCTATAGAAGTGTGATCGTGAAGTGTATAACAGTACATGTGGTGAAAACAGCACACACAAAACCGCCTGGAGGTTTTCTAGGCGGTTTTTCTTTTATTTTTTACATCGACTAATGTAAAACGCTCGCATACCAACATCATATCTTCTGAAAACTCCATTCCTAAATTACTCAATTCTTTAGTAAAGAATTTTTCGTGGACTTCTCTCCAATATCGATAAGTTCGATCCCCTTCACCTTCAGCAACCGCAAAATCCTCTGGAACCTCGTTCATTGGCATTATTTGAACATCTACGGTTTTGATAATCGCCAAAGGTTCGTCTTTACTATTTAAGATAATGCTATAATCCTCAACAGAAGGTAATGGCTCATTTTCCATTTCATAAAAAATCAATCCAGAACAAGTAGCAGTTTTAATACCGTCTATTACTAATTGGGCTAAATGGTCGGGATTAGCTCCGAATTGCCACGAACTTACTAATTTTGGTTTTTCTTGACCTTGAGACTTCCAAAATTCATCCCAATATATTTGTGATGCTTTGTTCATATTTTTCTCTCCTAATCAAAATAGACTGACTACCTATAATAAATAATATCATTCAATACAAAAGCCTTCTCAGTAATACATCCCATTGAGGTGGAGTTAGTTTCTGTCCATCCACAGACTTGGTTGTAACGTTCAAATCTAACAATAGGAGATTTGGACGTGTCATTTCACGCAATAACCTCTCAAATCCCTCCTCATCTCTATTTAGCCTGAAAAGACTTTTATCTATATATCCATTAGTAACACAGACTAGCTAGATTTTCTTATACAACCAACCGTACAATGTACAAAAAAAGACCTTGCTTCACCTACAGCAAGATCCGATTTAATGAATGTTCTATTCTTCTCTTTTGCTATTCCATGTCTTCGTGCTTTCCAACCTACATCTATACGATTAAATAAACTAACAACATCAATCGATAACGATCTCTTACATCATACCCTTCCATCGCAATCAACTCAGGCTGAACACTCAGCGAATAGGTAGTCATCCTAGACAATGGGGACGAACCACTGTTACTAATTGATACACCTTTTCTATTTGGAGATAGATATTTTCCTCTTTGACTCCAAAAAACACCTATCTAATCATAGTTTGTTGCATAAATCAAAGTTAAACATAGGCACGCCTCTGGCTTTAGGCTCAATTATGCAACAGGCTCTAATTAGTCTATATGAAACAATTAGCGACAGCTCATCTTCGTTCATAACTTTCAGGTGAAACATCCCGCAAGAAAGGATTGGCTTGACCTTGTGCAAACAAATGTAGCTCATGCATTGCTCTGGTACAGGCTGTATAAAATAACTTCCGCTCTCCCTCTTCTCGATAGTCAGAAGCGTTCGATACTAAAACAGCATCAAATTCAATCCCTTTCGCAAGATAGGAGGGGATCACGACCACTCCTTTATCAAAGGAGGCAGAGTGCTTGTGTACTAGTTGTGCTTTTACCTTGCCTTCATTCGTTAGCAGTTGATGAATTCGTTTGGCTTCTCCGCTATTTTTACAAAGTACCGCAATAGAATTACGCCCTACTCCTTGCAACCGCTCGATCTGACGAGCGATGGCGATCACACGCTC encodes the following:
- a CDS encoding LCP family protein → MQIIRRVDRLEEKKQKRKKWFRILAIIGILLLLFLGYVGYNLYQAFGKGQDNSIGKSDMRDQEVQPKETPFAVLLMGVDQIEAADEKKDGWRPDVLMVAAVNPKTKSVKMVSIPRDTLVTIGKTGGKDKINSAAAYGRKKGNEIEVIRQTVENFLQIPIDYYVKINYQGFVDIVDAVNGVDVQVEYPFRGPAIHQHISFQEGPAHLNGMQALAYVRQRKDSHNTTGDHDRNKRQQEVLADLTDKLVSVVGISKFPKITESVGNNFSYNLTLSDLLSIGAVYKSIPKANIESYTIKTTPQQYDSRGRVVWWEIASKEERERVQTMLQTQLEWQEDSTTNEDSTQEEN
- a CDS encoding ASCH domain-containing protein, yielding MNKASQIYWDEFWKSQGQEKPKLVSSWQFGANPDHLAQLVIDGIKTATCSGLIFYEMENEPLPSVEDYSIILNSKDEPLAIIKTVDVQIMPMNEVPEDFAVAEGEGDRTYRYWREVHEKFFTKELSNLGMEFSEDMMLVCERFTLVDVKNKRKTA